In Gemmata obscuriglobus, a single genomic region encodes these proteins:
- a CDS encoding TIGR02996 domain-containing protein translates to MTGTPGSGLMVACTAVGPHMGRPCEGGRLHTPTLPFSLECHVCNGTGLVPAPVTSDETALLAAIIAQPDEDTPRLVYADWLAQHGDERRAEFVRVQCRIAAVARGDVSGDLPALFARERDLWPREVWRWPDEVVWRRGFVDEVVCSPGAWFNYGDEARASHPVARVRLTALLSMDTVTHIVNPAPPPLDSFLIADRWVNFCDDDIDVADPPDTYWKMNCFLNRLLFQRRWPGVTFELPA, encoded by the coding sequence GTGACCGGTACACCGGGCAGCGGGCTCATGGTCGCCTGCACGGCGGTCGGGCCGCACATGGGGCGCCCATGTGAGGGCGGGCGGTTGCACACGCCAACCCTACCGTTCTCCCTCGAATGCCACGTCTGCAACGGCACGGGCCTCGTGCCCGCGCCGGTCACCTCCGACGAAACGGCCCTGCTCGCCGCCATCATCGCGCAGCCCGACGAGGACACGCCGCGGCTCGTGTACGCCGACTGGCTCGCGCAGCACGGGGACGAGCGGCGGGCGGAGTTCGTTCGCGTGCAGTGCCGGATCGCGGCGGTTGCCCGTGGTGACGTGTCGGGCGATCTGCCCGCGCTGTTCGCGCGCGAACGAGACCTGTGGCCGCGCGAGGTGTGGCGGTGGCCCGACGAGGTGGTTTGGCGCCGCGGCTTTGTCGACGAGGTCGTCTGTTCGCCCGGCGCGTGGTTCAATTACGGCGACGAGGCCCGCGCGAGCCACCCGGTCGCGCGCGTTCGCCTGACGGCGCTATTGAGCATGGACACCGTGACGCACATCGTGAACCCGGCCCCGCCCCCGCTTGATTCGTTCCTGATTGCCGATCGGTGGGTGAACTTTTGCGACGACGACATCGACGTTGCCGATCCGCCCGACACGTACTGGAAAATGAACTGCTTTTTGAACCGCTTGCTCTTTCAGCGCCGTTGGCCCGGCGTCACGTTCGAGCTGCCGGCGTGA
- a CDS encoding terminase small subunit produces the protein MALTAQQELFCVRYIARKFNATDAYQDAYPKASRAAARANAPRLLANDDISKRVAELFDAAAAADGITPQRVIRELGLIAFQRNKSLYRDDGTFKPPTEWDEATDATVAAVETEEEFAADDSEPEESREPQAHGGELKRARLKVNIVRTVKVKRWDKLRALEILSKHFGLLKEDGPHQDRPKIDTSKLTDADKRAVLAAARRAIVGPST, from the coding sequence ATGGCCCTCACAGCACAGCAAGAGTTGTTTTGTGTCCGGTACATCGCGCGGAAGTTCAACGCGACCGATGCTTATCAGGACGCGTACCCGAAAGCGAGCCGTGCGGCGGCGCGTGCGAATGCCCCACGTTTGCTAGCAAATGATGACATCTCGAAGAGGGTGGCCGAACTGTTCGATGCCGCGGCCGCGGCGGACGGCATCACCCCTCAGCGCGTCATCCGAGAGCTTGGCCTGATCGCGTTCCAGCGCAACAAGTCGCTGTACCGCGACGACGGCACCTTCAAGCCGCCGACCGAATGGGACGAGGCAACGGACGCCACCGTTGCGGCGGTCGAGACCGAGGAGGAGTTCGCGGCCGACGACTCAGAGCCGGAAGAAAGCCGCGAGCCGCAGGCCCACGGTGGCGAGTTGAAGCGGGCGCGCTTGAAGGTCAACATCGTCCGGACGGTGAAGGTGAAGCGCTGGGACAAGTTGCGGGCGCTCGAAATCCTCTCGAAGCACTTTGGGTTGCTCAAAGAAGATGGCCCGCACCAGGACCGGCCCAAAATCGACACGTCGAAGCTCACCGACGCCGATAAGCGCGCTGTCCTCGCAGCAGCTCGACGAGCAATTGTCGGCCCTTCCACCTGA
- a CDS encoding DNA primase family protein, translated as MTETVSSDATAWRQRADDLARWAMLRIVNRTDRCGGCYIGDDGEVKRTTRPSRGAQAGFVDHARLVRHFGAIDTPHVMGLHAIGPDGTGKWVGVDIDAHPGQPCDPAANERFALSVYAQLVELRFRPVLAESNGSGGYHLLALFADPVAGSSLFAFGRWLVRDYAQFGFGKMPETFPKQTEINESTKYGNWLRLVGRHHKRNFWPRVYDGSNWLDGARAVDHVLSLTGDPTDLIPPDALEVPQAPQLRPAPAPRAARVTRTAVAAGGASGPDVFAAFNAAATERSVADMLERNGWVDAGRRGARWDFRRPGKGGDKSGNIMVVSGVPLFYGFTDAAGIPFNQGLNPSWLRCHLEFGGDFARLAERLRDEGYAPRRVRPAAPVVGGPDSPAPPEGGAAAGEGDEEPVHEEFMDPHRLGRLLVPRQGDLPTAIYHRGEWWEWRAGKYVTVADNDFDLRGWNILRAECEAAHLVAVAAWEHGGRQGARPAVPKLDTRKISNAVTAAASMVHLEADTTWPAMLSADPPRPNRIPRVRPAAEQREYIACANGLLDVAELLASGAPTLVPATPLYFTPAAIPVAFDASAKCPRFDSFLERVTDGDRERQLILQEIAGYLLRFDTRFQQFFVLTGEGSNGKSTFLAVLRALIGDHNYASVPLEEFGERFALGVTLGKLVNAVAEVGELDKVAEAKLKSFVGADLMSFDRKNKAPISARPTARLLLSTNTLPRFADRSEGVWRRYQLVPFTTVITDGEKVHGMSDPGWWIASGELPGVLNWALAGLHRLYQQGGFSSSKVGETAKAEHREICNPHRQFLEDHLQLADADKTVRTTEVYAAYVEWCRARKFLSLNDANFGVELRKVFKGVTKVRKRVGRDREQVYAGVSWGEGGRPDILLGEYDRKRRDSSGWSPDQDVPP; from the coding sequence GTGACCGAAACGGTAAGCAGCGACGCGACCGCGTGGCGCCAGCGGGCCGACGACCTGGCCCGGTGGGCGATGCTCCGCATCGTGAACCGCACGGACCGGTGCGGCGGGTGTTACATCGGCGACGACGGCGAGGTGAAGCGGACGACGCGGCCGAGCCGAGGGGCGCAGGCCGGGTTCGTTGATCACGCCCGGCTCGTCCGTCACTTCGGTGCGATCGACACCCCGCACGTGATGGGGCTGCACGCGATCGGGCCGGACGGAACCGGCAAATGGGTCGGGGTGGACATCGACGCGCACCCCGGTCAGCCGTGCGACCCGGCCGCGAACGAGCGGTTCGCTCTGTCCGTTTACGCGCAACTCGTCGAGTTGCGGTTCCGCCCGGTGCTCGCGGAATCCAACGGCTCCGGCGGGTATCACCTGCTCGCCCTGTTCGCCGATCCGGTGGCCGGGAGCTCGCTGTTCGCGTTCGGGCGCTGGCTCGTCCGCGACTACGCGCAGTTCGGCTTCGGCAAGATGCCGGAGACGTTCCCCAAGCAAACCGAGATCAACGAGAGCACCAAGTACGGGAACTGGCTCCGGCTGGTGGGCCGGCACCACAAGCGCAATTTCTGGCCGCGGGTGTATGACGGCTCGAACTGGCTCGACGGTGCCCGGGCGGTCGATCACGTGCTTTCGCTCACCGGCGACCCGACGGACCTGATCCCGCCGGACGCGCTCGAAGTCCCGCAGGCGCCGCAACTCCGGCCCGCCCCGGCGCCTCGTGCCGCCCGCGTGACCCGCACCGCCGTTGCCGCGGGAGGTGCTTCGGGTCCGGACGTGTTTGCGGCGTTCAACGCGGCTGCTACCGAGCGGTCGGTTGCGGACATGCTGGAGAGAAACGGTTGGGTCGATGCGGGGCGCCGGGGTGCCCGCTGGGACTTTCGCCGTCCGGGCAAGGGTGGCGACAAGAGCGGCAACATCATGGTCGTGTCGGGTGTGCCGCTCTTTTACGGCTTCACCGACGCGGCCGGCATCCCGTTTAACCAGGGGCTCAACCCGAGCTGGCTCCGCTGCCATTTGGAGTTTGGGGGCGACTTCGCCCGCCTGGCCGAGCGGCTCCGCGACGAGGGGTATGCCCCGCGCCGCGTGCGCCCGGCCGCCCCTGTCGTCGGTGGACCGGATTCCCCCGCCCCTCCGGAGGGCGGGGCGGCCGCCGGCGAGGGCGACGAGGAACCGGTTCACGAGGAGTTCATGGACCCGCACCGGCTCGGGCGGCTGCTCGTGCCCCGACAGGGCGACTTGCCGACCGCCATTTACCACCGCGGCGAGTGGTGGGAATGGCGGGCGGGCAAGTACGTCACCGTTGCGGACAACGACTTCGATCTTCGCGGCTGGAACATCCTGCGGGCCGAGTGCGAGGCGGCGCACCTGGTCGCGGTCGCGGCTTGGGAGCACGGCGGCCGGCAGGGCGCCCGGCCCGCGGTGCCGAAGCTCGACACGCGGAAGATCAGCAACGCGGTGACGGCCGCGGCGTCGATGGTTCACCTCGAAGCTGACACCACTTGGCCGGCGATGCTGTCGGCCGATCCGCCCCGGCCGAACCGGATTCCGCGCGTGCGTCCGGCCGCCGAGCAGCGCGAGTACATCGCGTGCGCCAACGGGCTGCTCGACGTGGCCGAGCTGCTCGCCAGCGGCGCCCCGACACTCGTGCCCGCCACCCCGCTGTACTTCACGCCGGCCGCGATCCCGGTTGCCTTTGACGCTTCCGCGAAGTGCCCGCGGTTCGATTCGTTCCTTGAGCGCGTCACTGACGGGGACCGCGAGCGGCAACTGATTCTGCAGGAGATCGCCGGTTACCTGCTCCGGTTCGACACCCGATTCCAGCAGTTCTTCGTTTTGACCGGCGAGGGGTCGAACGGGAAGAGCACGTTCCTGGCGGTCCTTCGGGCGCTGATCGGTGACCACAACTACGCGTCGGTGCCGCTGGAGGAGTTCGGCGAGCGGTTCGCGCTCGGCGTCACGCTCGGGAAGCTGGTCAATGCGGTGGCCGAGGTCGGGGAACTGGACAAGGTCGCGGAGGCGAAGTTGAAGAGCTTCGTCGGCGCGGACCTGATGAGCTTCGACCGGAAGAACAAGGCCCCGATTTCGGCCCGGCCCACGGCCCGGCTGCTCCTCTCGACGAACACCCTGCCGCGGTTCGCGGACCGGTCGGAGGGCGTTTGGCGGCGTTACCAGTTGGTGCCGTTCACGACTGTGATCACCGACGGCGAGAAGGTTCACGGGATGAGCGACCCCGGTTGGTGGATCGCGTCCGGCGAGCTGCCCGGCGTGCTGAATTGGGCGCTCGCGGGGCTGCACCGGCTGTACCAGCAGGGCGGGTTTTCGTCGTCCAAGGTTGGCGAGACGGCGAAGGCTGAGCACCGGGAGATCTGCAACCCGCATCGGCAGTTTCTGGAGGATCATCTCCAGCTCGCGGACGCGGACAAGACGGTTCGGACCACTGAGGTGTACGCCGCTTACGTGGAGTGGTGCCGCGCCCGCAAGTTCCTCTCGCTCAACGACGCGAACTTCGGCGTCGAGCTGCGGAAGGTGTTCAAGGGCGTCACCAAAGTCCGGAAGCGGGTCGGCCGGGACCGCGAGCAGGTGTACGCCGGCGTGTCCTGGGGCGAGGGGGGCCGGCCGGACATCTTGCTTGGTGAGTACGACCGGAAGCGCCGGGACTCGTCCGGGTGGAGTCCCGATCAGGACGTTCCACCGTAG
- a CDS encoding DNA-methyltransferase — translation MKIELPTAAEPVRIVQGESLAVLVDLPSEAFDLVLADPPYSSGGFTRGDKISGVRKKYQQTGTRREYPAFAGDTRDQRAYGYWSALWLAQCLRAARPGTICGVFADWRQLPVTVDAIQAGGWVYRGIVPWHKPGARPTQGRFTSSCEYLVWGTKGPRPLEGAPLPGFYSVGVKQADKHHLTGKPTELLRELVKIAPASGLVLDPFAGSFTSAVAAALEGRRCLAIECEAPYVAIGRQRVADALGLAEVPGYLAGDA, via the coding sequence ATGAAGATCGAGTTGCCAACGGCGGCCGAACCGGTGCGGATCGTTCAGGGCGAGTCGCTGGCGGTACTGGTGGACCTGCCGAGCGAGGCGTTCGATTTGGTCCTCGCGGACCCGCCGTATTCGAGCGGCGGGTTCACCCGCGGGGACAAGATCAGCGGCGTCCGCAAGAAGTACCAGCAGACCGGCACCAGGCGCGAGTACCCGGCGTTTGCCGGCGACACCCGCGACCAGCGCGCCTACGGGTACTGGTCGGCGCTGTGGCTCGCTCAGTGCTTACGGGCGGCCCGGCCCGGAACCATTTGCGGCGTGTTCGCCGACTGGCGCCAGCTTCCCGTGACCGTGGACGCCATCCAGGCGGGTGGGTGGGTCTACCGCGGCATCGTTCCGTGGCACAAGCCGGGCGCGAGGCCGACACAGGGGCGGTTCACGTCATCGTGTGAGTATCTGGTGTGGGGCACGAAAGGGCCGCGGCCGCTCGAAGGCGCACCGCTACCGGGCTTCTACTCGGTCGGCGTGAAGCAGGCCGATAAGCACCACTTGACCGGTAAGCCGACCGAGTTGCTGCGCGAGTTGGTGAAGATCGCGCCGGCGAGCGGGCTTGTGCTGGACCCGTTCGCCGGCTCGTTCACGTCTGCCGTTGCGGCCGCGCTCGAAGGGCGGCGGTGCCTGGCGATCGAGTGCGAGGCGCCGTACGTGGCGATCGGTCGGCAGCGCGTGGCGGACGCGCTGGGGCTGGCGGAGGTGCCGGGATACCTCGCGGGCGACGCGTGA
- a CDS encoding sigma factor, whose protein sequence is MGWPQNTRPPLTPEQRDLAGAPESIALALSVANRMARKCPGLVEEYRAEALYALCEAAASYRPESGTWESWARQIATGRVIDMARTELGRGMGIPRRLRNEGRAPSVVHASAPASGSADWRDLTVADTLPADELPVGWEVESEDTVLVYSTRVPAAYGEALRAYLLRADLHGRTYDVAEHLGRGQSWVSLMLSGATKMLQAREGSTTGEKSVAYVTPQSVHPHAVRALRHRRKRRAVASK, encoded by the coding sequence ATGGGATGGCCGCAGAACACACGCCCCCCGTTGACGCCGGAGCAACGGGATCTGGCCGGCGCGCCGGAAAGCATCGCGCTGGCGTTGTCGGTGGCGAACCGCATGGCCCGGAAGTGCCCGGGGCTGGTCGAGGAGTACCGGGCCGAGGCGCTGTACGCCCTGTGCGAGGCGGCGGCGTCGTACCGGCCGGAATCGGGCACCTGGGAATCGTGGGCGCGTCAGATCGCAACCGGCCGCGTGATCGACATGGCCCGCACCGAACTCGGTCGCGGCATGGGCATTCCGCGGCGACTCCGGAACGAAGGCCGGGCGCCGAGCGTGGTGCATGCGAGCGCCCCGGCCTCGGGTTCCGCCGACTGGCGTGACCTGACCGTGGCCGACACGCTGCCGGCTGACGAGTTGCCGGTGGGCTGGGAGGTGGAGAGCGAGGATACCGTGCTGGTGTACAGCACCCGAGTACCCGCCGCCTACGGGGAGGCACTCCGCGCGTACCTCTTGCGCGCCGATTTGCACGGCCGCACCTACGACGTGGCCGAGCACCTGGGGCGCGGCCAGTCGTGGGTGTCGCTGATGCTCTCGGGCGCCACCAAGATGCTTCAGGCCCGCGAGGGCTCAACGACTGGCGAGAAGAGCGTTGCGTACGTGACGCCGCAATCCGTTCATCCCCATGCCGTCAGGGCACTGCGGCACCGACGCAAGAGGCGGGCGGTCGCTTCCAAGTGA
- a CDS encoding ribonuclease HI family protein yields the protein MITIFFDGLCEPFNPGGVACFGWIAQGLDAPLESLAGCGVIGAGARMTNNFAEWVACGKGIGALVALGIRPDGITILGDSQLVINQLTGDWECRDERLRECRDRCLEYLTTLGCRWKAVWVPREQNTHADLLSQAAYVGRTGKPVPVRPKRVKGGT from the coding sequence GTGATCACGATTTTCTTCGACGGTCTGTGTGAGCCGTTCAACCCCGGGGGCGTCGCGTGCTTCGGGTGGATCGCCCAGGGGCTCGACGCGCCGCTCGAATCACTCGCGGGGTGCGGGGTGATCGGGGCCGGCGCCCGGATGACCAACAACTTCGCCGAGTGGGTGGCGTGCGGGAAAGGAATCGGCGCGCTGGTCGCGCTCGGGATCAGGCCGGACGGGATCACGATCCTCGGTGACTCCCAACTCGTGATTAACCAGCTCACGGGCGATTGGGAGTGCCGGGACGAGCGCCTACGCGAGTGCCGGGACCGGTGCCTGGAGTACCTGACAACGCTCGGGTGCCGGTGGAAAGCGGTGTGGGTGCCGCGCGAGCAGAACACGCACGCGGACCTGTTGAGTCAGGCCGCTTACGTGGGCCGGACGGGGAAGCCCGTGCCGGTTCGACCCAAGAGAGTCAAAGGGGGTACGTGA
- a CDS encoding DUF1580 domain-containing protein: MTPMPRVLTESVLTFAEAAAACPAIGGKRPSPKTIYGWADTGLLMSGDRVKLETARIGGRRVTSKEAIARFFETASAGVEQPAARTPAARNSAADRAMKALRAEFAKV; this comes from the coding sequence ATGACGCCCATGCCGCGTGTACTCACTGAGTCAGTGCTGACCTTTGCCGAAGCCGCCGCGGCGTGCCCCGCGATCGGCGGGAAGAGGCCGTCACCGAAGACGATTTACGGGTGGGCTGACACCGGCCTGCTCATGAGCGGCGACCGCGTCAAGCTGGAGACTGCCCGCATCGGCGGCCGCCGGGTGACCAGTAAGGAAGCGATCGCCAGGTTCTTCGAGACCGCATCCGCCGGAGTCGAGCAACCTGCCGCACGTACTCCCGCCGCGCGAAACAGTGCGGCGGATCGAGCCATGAAAGCACTTCGCGCCGAGTTCGCGAAGGTGTGA
- a CDS encoding tyrosine-type recombinase/integrase: protein MARPRNPVPKYLLHKPSGQARVRVAGRDVYLGPYGSAESKKEYERVLAELAAQAPAVAAAPTTKSPRSLTVAEMVLAFWGHAKEHYRDRDGNPTSEIRWLKESLAEVLELYGHKPAVEFGPLALKAVRKKWMSPELDLCRGTINARANRVRRVFKWAASEELVPITTYTALTTVAGLELGRTKVRESEPVGPVLDLHVGAALPFLNPTVRAMALVQRLSGCRPQDVQRMRAGQVDRTALPWVYRPPRHKTDYKGATRTILFGPEAAEILGPILDKLQPDDVVFSPVRAKAERYAALRAKRKTKVQPSQESRKKKPAELKHKTPEIYTRHTYGKSVRAACIKAGVPHWHPNQLRHTYGTEIRRIFGLEAAQVLLGHSKADVTQVYAERNLELASAIARKIG from the coding sequence ATGGCGCGCCCACGAAACCCCGTTCCGAAGTACCTCCTCCACAAACCGTCAGGACAGGCCCGTGTTCGCGTTGCCGGGCGAGACGTTTACCTCGGACCATACGGCTCCGCGGAATCGAAAAAGGAATACGAACGCGTCCTGGCGGAACTGGCGGCGCAGGCCCCGGCCGTGGCAGCCGCTCCCACGACCAAGTCTCCCCGCTCGCTGACGGTAGCCGAAATGGTGCTTGCATTCTGGGGGCACGCTAAAGAGCACTACCGTGACCGCGACGGGAACCCGACCAGCGAAATCCGGTGGCTGAAGGAGTCGCTGGCGGAGGTTCTCGAGCTGTACGGCCACAAGCCAGCCGTCGAGTTCGGCCCGCTCGCGCTGAAGGCGGTGCGCAAAAAGTGGATGAGTCCGGAATTGGATCTGTGTCGCGGCACTATCAACGCACGCGCGAACCGCGTGCGGCGTGTGTTCAAGTGGGCCGCATCTGAGGAACTTGTGCCGATCACGACGTACACCGCGCTCACCACAGTCGCTGGCCTTGAACTCGGGCGCACCAAAGTACGCGAGTCCGAGCCCGTCGGCCCTGTTCTCGATTTGCACGTCGGGGCGGCCCTGCCGTTCCTCAATCCGACGGTGCGCGCGATGGCTCTCGTGCAGCGGTTGAGTGGGTGCCGGCCCCAGGACGTGCAACGGATGCGCGCCGGCCAGGTCGATCGCACTGCGCTGCCGTGGGTGTACCGGCCGCCGCGGCATAAGACCGATTACAAGGGGGCCACCAGAACAATCCTCTTTGGGCCGGAAGCCGCCGAAATCCTCGGGCCGATCCTCGACAAACTGCAACCGGACGACGTGGTATTCAGTCCCGTGCGGGCCAAAGCTGAGCGGTATGCTGCCCTGCGCGCGAAACGCAAAACGAAGGTGCAGCCGTCGCAAGAGAGCCGGAAGAAGAAGCCTGCGGAGCTGAAGCACAAGACGCCGGAGATCTACACCCGACACACCTACGGAAAGTCGGTGCGTGCGGCGTGCATAAAGGCCGGTGTGCCACACTGGCACCCGAACCAACTGCGGCACACTTACGGCACCGAGATCCGGAGAATCTTCGGGTTGGAGGCCGCCCAGGTACTGCTCGGCCACTCAAAAGCCGACGTCACTCAGGTGTACGCGGAACGCAACCTAGAGCTCGCTTCAGCAATCGCGCGCAAGATAGGCTGA
- a CDS encoding amidohydrolase family protein has product MSRTLTARWVFPVSGPPLANGTVTVTGDRISAVLTRGERSADEDLGNVALVPGLVNPHTHLDLSGARGLIPPTDPDHFTDWLKGVIAYRRTRSTEQTQADIRAGLAECLKHGTTLVGDIASEGASWDALAQAPTRAVVFRELIGLSGSRFTEAHAALNRWRKDHVTPATCRAAASPHAAYSVSGPLIRLVAHQGWTMTVHLAESPAEMELLEHHSGPFRDFLASMNLWEPGQLADSLRFILWRTRRAPHVLFAHGNYLPPDTRLRDNQSVVYCPRTHAAFGHPPHPFRAFLARGVRVCLGTDGLASNPDLDVLSEARFVRSRYPDIPAAQLLRMVTLSGAEALGWADEAGSLEPGKSADLVAVPLPNTDHADPHELLLAQHPGERRTMFRGAWRSSTP; this is encoded by the coding sequence ATGTCACGAACACTCACGGCCCGCTGGGTCTTCCCCGTGAGCGGCCCGCCGCTCGCGAACGGCACCGTCACAGTGACCGGCGACCGTATTAGCGCGGTGCTCACCCGCGGCGAGCGCTCCGCCGACGAGGACCTCGGAAACGTTGCGCTCGTCCCCGGTCTGGTGAACCCGCACACGCACCTCGACCTGAGCGGCGCGCGCGGGCTGATCCCGCCGACCGATCCCGACCACTTCACCGACTGGCTGAAGGGGGTGATCGCGTACCGGCGCACGCGAAGCACCGAACAAACGCAAGCGGACATTCGCGCCGGTTTGGCCGAGTGCCTGAAACACGGCACCACCCTCGTCGGCGACATCGCGAGCGAGGGCGCGAGCTGGGACGCACTCGCACAAGCGCCGACGCGGGCGGTTGTGTTCCGCGAACTCATCGGGCTCTCGGGCTCGCGCTTCACGGAAGCGCACGCCGCCCTCAATCGGTGGCGGAAGGATCACGTCACGCCGGCCACCTGCCGGGCGGCGGCCAGCCCGCACGCGGCTTACAGCGTGAGCGGCCCGCTCATCCGTCTCGTTGCCCACCAAGGGTGGACCATGACGGTTCACCTCGCGGAATCACCCGCCGAGATGGAACTGCTCGAGCACCACTCCGGCCCGTTCCGCGACTTCCTGGCGTCCATGAACCTTTGGGAGCCGGGGCAGCTCGCCGATTCGCTCCGGTTCATCCTGTGGCGGACGCGGCGCGCGCCGCACGTCCTGTTCGCACACGGGAACTACTTGCCGCCGGACACCCGGCTCCGCGACAACCAGTCCGTTGTTTACTGTCCGCGTACGCATGCCGCATTCGGCCACCCGCCGCACCCCTTCCGGGCGTTCCTCGCGCGGGGCGTCCGTGTGTGCCTCGGCACCGACGGGCTCGCCTCGAACCCGGATCTCGATGTCCTGAGCGAGGCGCGGTTCGTGCGGTCACGTTACCCAGACATTCCGGCGGCGCAACTGCTGCGGATGGTCACACTCTCGGGAGCCGAAGCGCTCGGCTGGGCCGACGAAGCGGGCAGCCTCGAACCCGGCAAGAGTGCCGATCTCGTCGCCGTACCACTTCCGAACACGGATCACGCCGACCCACATGAGCTGCTACTCGCGCAACACCCCGGCGAGCGCCGAACGATGTTCCGCGGCGCCTGGAGGTCGAGCACCCCGTGA
- a CDS encoding ISAs1 family transposase, with translation MDPGPGRIETRTVRATPLLTCHDRWTGLKQGFRLTRTRTVKGVTTVEVVHGITSRPVERADARALLGLVRSHWRIENQRHDVRDVTLGADACRVRKGAAPQVLAALRNAAIHLLATVPADRTPEELEWLQRHPEHAHNLIGITQRE, from the coding sequence GTGGACCCGGGGCCCGGGCGGATCGAGACGCGGACCGTTCGGGCCACCCCGCTGCTGACGTGCCACGATCGGTGGACCGGATTGAAGCAAGGATTTCGGCTCACCCGCACCCGGACGGTGAAGGGTGTGACCACCGTGGAGGTGGTGCACGGGATCACCAGCCGGCCGGTCGAGCGGGCCGACGCGCGAGCACTTCTGGGCCTGGTGCGGTCCCATTGGCGCATCGAGAACCAACGCCACGACGTGCGCGATGTGACCTTGGGCGCGGATGCGTGCCGGGTCCGCAAGGGGGCCGCACCGCAGGTGCTCGCGGCCCTCCGCAACGCCGCCATTCACCTGCTCGCCACCGTACCCGCCGACCGCACGCCCGAAGAACTCGAATGGCTCCAGCGACACCCCGAACACGCACACAACCTTATCGGCATCACCCAACGTGAATAA
- a CDS encoding S1C family serine protease has protein sequence MSVLGKRIVAAGVLGAAALSVGIGVSLSNADEPKATKPQPAPLVAPGEFGPAQDQLRRAMEALAKDPNDPAARQLLDEAWGRMMKGFPAGPGGFPGLTPPAPATRPRLGVQLEPLSPIVRDQLGLDAGVAIAGVLEGSAAEKAGFKVHDIVVEFAGQATPDPADFMRRVGEAKAGEKVDAVVVRKGKRVELKGIELPAVTQQPRAFELPLNPRASDKGRAGNSASVSVSGDTFTIDATQDGVSYLITGKVGPDGVTAEKVSVKAGDEAIEAAELGKVPEKYRSTVERLLKLVGKPRGKVID, from the coding sequence ATGTCCGTGCTCGGAAAGCGAATCGTGGCGGCCGGCGTGCTCGGCGCCGCCGCCCTGTCCGTCGGCATCGGGGTGTCGCTGTCGAACGCCGATGAGCCGAAGGCAACGAAGCCGCAGCCCGCTCCGCTCGTCGCCCCCGGCGAGTTCGGTCCAGCGCAGGACCAGTTACGGCGAGCGATGGAAGCGCTGGCCAAGGACCCGAACGACCCGGCCGCGCGGCAGTTGCTCGACGAGGCCTGGGGCCGGATGATGAAGGGGTTCCCTGCCGGACCCGGCGGGTTCCCCGGGCTCACGCCCCCCGCTCCCGCCACACGGCCGCGCCTGGGCGTCCAACTCGAGCCGCTGAGCCCAATCGTCCGCGATCAGCTCGGCCTGGATGCGGGCGTCGCCATCGCCGGCGTGCTGGAGGGCTCGGCAGCCGAGAAGGCCGGGTTCAAGGTGCACGACATCGTGGTCGAGTTCGCCGGCCAAGCGACACCCGACCCGGCGGATTTCATGCGGCGGGTGGGCGAGGCCAAGGCCGGCGAGAAGGTCGACGCGGTCGTCGTCCGTAAGGGCAAGAGGGTCGAGCTGAAAGGGATCGAGCTGCCCGCGGTGACGCAACAGCCCCGAGCGTTCGAGTTGCCGCTGAACCCCCGGGCGTCGGACAAGGGCCGGGCCGGGAACTCGGCCTCGGTGTCGGTGTCGGGTGACACGTTTACCATCGACGCGACCCAGGACGGCGTGTCCTACCTCATCACCGGTAAAGTTGGACCGGACGGGGTGACTGCCGAAAAGGTGAGCGTTAAGGCGGGTGACGAGGCGATCGAGGCGGCCGAACTCGGGAAGGTGCCCGAGAAGTACCGCTCGACCGTGGAGCGGCTGCTGAAGCTCGTCGGGAAGCCCCGCGGGAAGGTCATCGACTGA
- a CDS encoding DinB family protein, producing the protein MTDAMSDQYRRWFEYERDANAKVLASLETVPPDRRDGPEYQRAVSVLAHVVAARRVWLERLGVLPPGTATLFPDGAGFERVAAECREVEGHWTAFLAGLDAAALARTFEYRSLDGGRFRNAIGDILAQLFGHSWYHRGQIAMLVRAAGGAPAVTDFIYWCREPVPGA; encoded by the coding sequence ATGACGGACGCGATGAGCGACCAGTACCGCCGCTGGTTCGAGTACGAGCGGGACGCAAACGCCAAGGTGCTGGCGTCCCTGGAAACCGTTCCCCCGGACCGGCGCGACGGACCAGAGTACCAGCGGGCGGTGTCCGTTTTGGCGCACGTGGTGGCCGCGCGGCGCGTGTGGCTGGAGCGGCTCGGCGTGCTCCCGCCCGGCACCGCCACGTTGTTCCCCGACGGCGCCGGGTTCGAGCGGGTGGCGGCCGAGTGCCGGGAGGTCGAGGGGCACTGGACGGCGTTCCTCGCCGGCCTCGACGCCGCGGCGCTGGCCCGGACGTTCGAGTACCGGAGCCTCGACGGCGGCCGGTTCCGCAATGCCATCGGGGACATCTTGGCGCAACTGTTCGGGCACTCGTGGTACCACCGGGGCCAGATCGCCATGCTGGTTCGGGCCGCGGGCGGCGCGCCCGCCGTCACGGACTTCATTTACTGGTGCCGCGAGCCGGTCCCGGGCGCGTAA